In a genomic window of Spodoptera frugiperda isolate SF20-4 chromosome 18, AGI-APGP_CSIRO_Sfru_2.0, whole genome shotgun sequence:
- the LOC118278241 gene encoding deoxyuridine 5'-triphosphate nucleotidohydrolase, translated as MPGADLELKFARLTENAFPPTKGSEKAAGYDLKSAYNYVVPARGKELVKTDLQIELPSGCYGRVAPRSGLAVKNFIDVGAGVIDEDYRGNVGVVIFNHSDQEFVINKGDRIAQLICEQIYYPVLKEVTNLSETNRADGGFGSTGK; from the exons ATGCCTGGCGCAGATCTTGAATTGAAATTCGCCCGTCTGACTGAAAATGCGTTTCCTCCAACTAAAGGTTCTGAAAAAGCTGCTGGTTATGATTTAAAAAG CGCTTACAATTACGTAGTACCGGCACGCGGCAAGGAATTGGTGAAGACCGACTTACAAATTGAACTTCCTTCTGGGTGCTATGGTAGAGTAGCGCCCCGATCTGGACTGGCTGTGAAAAATTTCATCGACGTGGGAG CTGGTGTCATTGATGAAGATTATAGAGGTAATGTTGGTGTAGTCATCTTCAATCATTCGGATCAAGAATTTGTAATCAACAAAGGTGATAGAATTGCCCAACTTATTTGTGAACAGATCTACTATCCAGTTCTCAAAGAAGTAACTAATTTGTCTGAAACCAATAGGGCTGATGGAGGATTTGGATCAACAGGGAAATGA
- the LOC118278239 gene encoding ubiquitin-conjugating enzyme E2-17 kDa: MSTPARRRLMRDFKRLQEDPPTGVSGAPTDNNIMIWNAVIFGPHDTPFEDGTFKLTIEFTEEYPNKPPTVRFVSKMFHPNVYADGGICLDILQNRWSPTYDVSAILTSIQSLLSDPNPNSPANSMAAQLYKENRREYEKRVKACVEQSFID; encoded by the exons ATGTCAACTCCAGCTAGAAGACGCCTGATGAGAGATTTCAAACG CCTGCAAGAGGATCCACCCACTGGAGTTTCCGGTGCTCCTACCGATAATAATATCATGATCTGGAATGCTGTGATATTTGGACCCCATGACACTCCATTTGAAGATGGCACATTCAAGCTTACAATAGAATTCACAGAGGAATACCCCAACAAACCTCCAACGGTTCGATTTGTGTCTAAAATGTTCCACCCCAATGTATATGCTGATGGAGGCATCTGCTTAGACATCCTGCAAAACCGGTGGAGCCCAACATACGATGTGTCAGCTATATTAACTTCTATACAG tcaTTACTTAGTGACCCTAACCCCAATTCACCAGCAAACTCCATGGCAGCACAGCTTTATAAGGAGAACCGGCGGGAATATGAAAAACGGGTGAAAGCATGTGTAGAACAATCATTCATTGACTAG
- the LOC118278240 gene encoding uncharacterized protein LOC118278240 yields MLDELVKDYSAYLKLDVLNGFQTVQDVVDNMLTRLEELTSVLQMVKLKNSDCSSAVSEDISKYRNEITALSKKISTLLNVIQKLQSNVEQLEKQVEKAEADFGINNDNKIKSFLKPFLKRTKEIVPPSSPSPTYEKLVFESVLNSFEEQKP; encoded by the coding sequence ATGTTGGACGAACTGGTGAAAGATTACTCTGCGTACTTGAAATTAGATGTGTTAAATGGTTTCCAAACAGTTCAAGATGTGGTTGATAACATGTTGACAAGACTTGAAGAGCTAACTAGTGTGCTGCAGATGGTCAAACTAAAGAATAGTGATTGTAGCTCAGCTGTTTCAGAGGATATCAGCAAATACCGCAATGAAATTACAgcactttcaaagaaaatatctaCACTATTAAATGTTATACAGAAACTTCAAAGTAATGTGGAACAACTTGAGAAACAAGTGGAAAAAGCAGAAGCTGACTTTGGTATTAACAatgacaacaaaattaaaagctttttaaaacCATTCTTGAAAAGGACTAAAGAAATTGTTCCACCAAGTAGCCCATCTCCAACATATGAGAAATTAGTTTTTGAAAGTGTCTTAAATAGTTTTGAAGAACAGAAACCTTGA
- the LOC118278238 gene encoding RNA exonuclease 1 homolog — protein sequence MLPSTGYFKGNSCPFYDNGLCERPYCHFRHVKKESQNINNDGIESGAILQKLVSAAVQKVLLQKEASGATTVTQPENTVNAVQSVAKVTYNPTPISELNKINNPAPDENNEEVVEQRKRHIPVPYTPRKPAGIPLQRPVETNGASKPFIYIPPPLKYTPGSTENVKCDKYTPTGSTVSTEKYLPGTETELQQYNPNEGSNNSSKHNYVPSDKNTSKKKILEYKPTKVSSKSEIPSVTYQPTPRSLAPCFSSDEDEPENKKRKLSSDLNGLDDLGPEFDILDQILEEEKSDQDKKDSSDNTLKTVSRKNSVSNDNGDNKKTDDKSDSGKNNSNKNHDSKSHHKSSSDKKDKSRSEDKSKQEDKSKSSGHKSKHKSSSRDKEKEKKDKDSSDKSDKKRHSSSRSSERSSKHSSSKKHDSKKHSSDSKHKSKTKDKSDHKSSHKSSKDSKNNHDSAKNNNSSNNISDNDNDDINIDELMEEEFDMESDEDAIALECKKIFDEYVPVEKPKIIEDANKIEDSNEEETVVGKKRISRAPDKGLKVAPKAPIKPDFKLSAAQAMAQRLAKVRDYHSARNAIVPANNDKPPPKSNFTPPTTGNSKIRIAHVPYASTLLNAKKTISPSQKLPSRSEPSTSATITQTVKKGAQRVAHVPNEKFIDRPGVLEPLGSKIPANIRSTYLNMMIDECLKLYLSAHDAYARAQHEELTTSKKCSTVQIYKNSAVLAVSRLRKEFQESKGVKKSASDCSALQQVPGLTPGKPTGSWSIEGKNRKNADNSHEFVGAKLYSNIKKWILTEEQLKQNGFPRPHESGQKGRAIIYGQNKHKPPKGLFRTCCRCKKDYMVDKYGFASVKEECIYHPNNKYRIRGEARYQCCSQDGTSDGCCVAPSHVYEYVDFENLKGFVKTLPPDKVMDDYGIYALDCEMCYTTHGLDLTRVTVIDSTCKVIYETLIRPLHPIIDYNTRYSGITEEQMHGITTTLLEVQATLLTMFNSNTILIGHSLESDFKVLKLIHDTVIDTSVLFPHKMGPPYKRALRNLSSEYLKKIIQNSVDGHDSAEDATVCMELIHYKLKEDLKTR from the coding sequence ATGCTTCCGTCGACAGGGTATTTTAAAGGAAACAGTTGCCCTTTTTATGATAATGGTTTATGCGAGAGACCCTACTGCCATTTTCGACATGTTAAAAAAGAATCTCAAAATATTAACAATGACGGAATCGAAAGTGGAGCGATATTACAGAAACTTGTGTCGGCAGCAGTACAAAAGGTTCTTCTGCAGAAGGAGGCCTCTGGAGCTACTACAGTGACTCAGCCAGAGAACACAGTAAACGCAGTTCAAAGTGTAGCTAAAGTGACATATAACCCTACACCGATATCAGAGCTGAACAAGATTAACAATCCTGCTCCAGACGAAAACAATGAAGAAGTGGTTGAACAAAGAAAGAGACATATTCCTGTACCATACACGCCGAGAAAACCCGCAGGAATACCTCTACAAAGGCCTGTTGAGACCAATGGAGCCTCCAAACCTTTTATTTACATTCCCCCACCTTTGAAGTATACGCCAGGCAGTACAGAAAATGTGAAGTGCGATAAGTACACGCCTACCGGGTCAACAGTGTCAACAGAAAAATATTTGCCAGGTACTGAGACGGAACTACAACAGTATAATCCCAACGAAGGCTCAAATAATTCCAGCAAACACAATTATGTCCCATCCGACAAAAACACTAGCAAGAAGAAGATTTTAGAATATAAACCCACCAAAGTTAGTTCAAAGAGTGAAATTCCATCAGTTACCTACCAACCAACACCGAGGTCACTAGCACCTTGTTTCTCTAGTGATGAAGATGAACCTGAAAACAAGAAAAGGAAACTGTCCTCTGACCTTAATGGTTTAGATGATTTGGGCCCAGAGTTTGATATATTAGATCAAATATTAGAGGAGGAAAAGTCTGATCAAGATAAAAAAGATAGTTCAGATAATACTTTGAAAACAGTTAGTCGTAAAAATAGTGTTAGCAATGATAATGGTGACAATAAGAAAACAGATGACAAAAGTGATTCAGGTAAAAACAATTCTAATAAAAATCATGACAGTAAATCACATCACAAAAGCAGCTCAGATAAGAAAGATAAATCAAGGTCTGAAGATAAAAGTAAGCAGGAAGACAAATCAAAGAGTTCAGGACATAAAtctaaacataaaagttcaagTAGAGACaaagaaaaggaaaagaaaGATAAAGATTCATCAGACAAGTCAGACAAGAAAAGGCATTCCAGTTCAAGAAGTTCTGAACGTAGCTCAAAACACAGTTCATCTAAGAAACATGATTCCAAAAAGCATAGTTCAGACTCTAAAcataaatctaaaacaaaagataaaagtGACCACAAGTCATCACACAAAAGTTCTAAAGACTCTAAAAATAATCATGACAGcgctaaaaataataatagtagtaaTAACATATcagataatgataatgatgacataAACATTGATGAACTAATGGAAGAAGAATTTGATATGGAGTCTGATGAAGATGCCATTGCATTGGAATGTAAGAAGATATTTGATGAATATGTTCCAGTGGAGAAACCTAAAATTATTGAAGACGCTAATAAAATTGAGGATTCAAATGAAGAAGAGACTGTAGTAGGGAAGAAAAGAATATCTAGAGCACCTGATAAAGGTCTAAAAGTAGCACCTAAAGCCCCTATTAAACCAGATTTTAAATTGAGTGCTGCTCAAGCAATGGCTCAACGGTTAGCTAAAGTCAGAGACTATCATAGTGCAAGAAACGCAATTGTTCCTGCAAATAATGATAAACCACCTCCTAAAAGCAACTTCACTCCTCCCACCACAGGTAACAGTAAAATTCGAATAGCTCATGTGCCATATGCATCCACATTATTAAATGCTAAAAAGACAATTTCACCAAGTCAAAAGCTACCATCTAGAAGTGAGCCTTCAACAAGTGCTACTATTACACAAACCGTAAAAAAGGGGGCACAAAGAGTTGCACATGTACCTAATGAGAAATTTATTGATAGACCAGGTGTTTTAGAACCTCTTGGTTCAAAAATTCCTGCAAATATTAGatcaacttatttaaatatgatgATAGatgaatgtttaaaattatatctcAGTGCACATGATGCATATGCACGTGCACAGCATGAAGAACTGACTACAAGTAAAAAATGTTCCACTGTACAAATATATAAGAATTCCGCAGTATTAGCAGTTAGTCGCTTAAGAAAAGAATTCCAAGAGAGCAAAGGAGTTAAGAAATCAGCCTCTGATTGTTCAGCACTCCAACAAGTACCTGGACTGACACCTGGTAAACCAACGGGCTCCTGGAGCATAGAAGGAAAGAATAGAAAAAATGCTGATAATTCACATGAGTTTGTAGGTGCGAAATTATatagtaacataaaaaaatggattTTAACTGAGgaacaactaaaacaaaatggctTTCCTAGACCTCATGAAAGTGGACAAAAAGGAAGAGCTATTATTTATGGTCAAAATAAACACAAGCCACCAAAGGGTTTGTTCCGTACCTGTTGTAGATGCAAGAAAGATTATATGGTGGATAAGTATGGTTTTGCCTCTGTAAAGGAAGAATGTATTTATCATCCCAATAATAAGTATAGAATCAGAGGTGAAGCAAGGTATCAGTGTTGCAGTCAAGACGGGACATCTGATGGATGTTGTGTAGCTCCCAGTCATGTTTATGAATATGTTGATTTTGAAAATCTAAAAGGTTTTGTAAAAACTCTACCTCCAGATAAAGTTATGGATGACTATGGAATTTACGCATTAGATTGTGAAATGTGTTACACCACTCATGGTTTAGACTTGACGAGAGTGACAGTCATAGATTCAACATGTAAAGTTATTTATGAGACATTAATTAGACCTTTGCACCCAATTATAGATTATAATACCAGGTATTCTGGTATAACAGAGGAGCAAATGCATGGAATTACTACAACATTATTAGAAGTTCAAGCTACCCTTCTTACCATGTTCAACAGTAACACTATATTAATAGGCCACAGCTTGGAATCTGATTTTaaagtacttaaattaattcACGACACTGTCATTGACACAAGCGTCTTGTTTCCTCACAAAATGGGCCCTCCATATAAGAGAGCTCTGAGAAACTTATCTTCAGAATATTTAAAGAAGATCATACAAAATTCGGTTGATGGACATGACAGTGCAGAAGATGCTACAGTATGTATGgaattaattcattataaattaaaggAAGACCTTAAAActaggtaa